CCGCGATGCCCCGCATCGAGGTCGACCCCGACACCTACGCGGTCCGGGTCGACGGCGAGCTCATCGAGCACGAGCCCGCCACCGAGCTCCCCATGACCCAGCGGTACTTCCTGTTCTGAGGTGTCAGCTGGTGGGCGCGCCGATGGCGCCGCCGTCGTCCTTCCACCGCCCGATCTGCTTGTCCGGCACCGTCCCGTCGTCCTCCACGAGGGCGACCGGCGCGTGCGGCTCGTCGTGGGCGTGGACGTGCGGAGCCATCGGGCCCGGGTCGACCGGCGTGTGGGTGCCGGCGACGTGCTGCTGGTGCATCCGCCGCACCCACGCGCACAGCGCCTCCACCGATGTGGGGTCCGTGCGGGACAGGGCCAGCACCGGGCCACCGTCGCGGGCCGCGGTGGCGTCGGCGACCATCGTGTCGACGTCGACGTGGGGTCCGAGGTCGGTCTTGTTGATCACCAGCAGGTCGGCCCTCGCGATGCCGGGGCCGCCCTTGCGCGCCACGTCCCCACCGCCGGCGACGTCGAGCACGAAGACCTGCGCGTCGACCAGGCCCGGGGAGAACGTCGCGGTGAGGTTGTCCCCGCCGCTCTCGACGAGCACCACATCGACGGGCGCGAAGTCACGCTCGAGGTCCTCGACGGCGAGCAGGTTCATCGTGATGTCGTCCCGGATCGCGGTGTGCGGGCACGCCCCGGTCTCGACCGCACGGATCCGCTCGGCCGGCAGCACGCCGGCGGAGCGCAGGAACCGCGCGTCCTCGTCGGTGTAGATGTCGTTGGTGATCACCGCCAGGCTGAGCTCGTCGGCCAGGTGACGGCACACGAGCGCGATCAACGAGCTCTTCCCGGTCCCCACGGGTCCGGCGACGCCGAGACGGAGCGCTCGCCGGGCGCTGGTCTCGGTCGGAGGGACGTCCGTGGTGGCCGGGGCCGGGGTCTGCGTCATGAGGGTGCTCCTTCGTGGTCACGGCTCGCGTGCCCATCTCGTGTGGTGGTGTCGGTCGCGGGCCGTGGAGCCCACGGCTCGCCGAGCGCCGCGAGACCGGCCGCGAGGTGGCGGCGCAGCGCCAGGTTGTCGTCGGCCAGGGCGGTGAGCAGCACGGCCGGGCCTTCCAAGGGCAGCACCGCCGCGCCCGCGTCCAGGACCCGAGCGGCCGGTGGCCGGGTGGTCCAGCCGGGGTCGACGACCAGCGTCGAGCCGACCGCACGGTGCTCACCGAGCACCGGGGGCGAGGCGGACTCGACGGTGCCGACCTCGAGGTCCTGGCGGTAGAGCGGCCGCCCGGCCAGTCGGACGCTGACCCGCTGCCGCACCTGCCCGCCGCGCTCACCGTGACGTCCCATCAGGATCTCCTCGCGCATGAGGAACCGGGCACCGTCCTCCAGCCGGACGACGACCTCGTTGAGGTGGTCGCAGCCGCGGGCGGCGATCATCGGCTCCGGAAGCCAAATCAAGGTGCCGCCGGCCGCCACGTGGACCCGGACCCGGGTGCGGGACTGCCGGCCGTGCGGTCCGGGGAGCAGCAGCGTCGGCGAGATCTCGGCGAGCACGAGCGAGGTGCCCGCACCGACCTCGACGGTGAGGTCCAGCTCGTCACCGCCGACCCGCCCCGCGGCGCCGGCCGTCAACGCGACCCGGAGGACGTCGGTGACCCCGGCCGCCCACGGCTCCGACGTCTTCGCCCGGGCCATCCGCAGGAGCAACGGCGCTTCGGAGTAGAGCCTGGACGCGCAGGTGCGCACCGAGCCGTCGGCCGCCGACCGCAGCTCGGTGACCAGGTGCGCTCGGGCCCGCATCCGGGCACCCGTCCCCGGGCGCCGGTCGACCTCCACCACCGGTGCGCTCATGAGGCGAACAGCCGCATCGTGACGGTCGTGTGCTGCTCGGCGGCGACGTCGAGCAGCGGAGCGCCCGCGGCCGGAAGGTCGTCGAGGTCACCGCAGCTCGCCGCCACGGCGGTCGCCGCCAGCGTCCCCAGCTCGCCGCCGACCCGGGACAGGCACGCGTGGGTGGCGAACGGGTCCAGGCTCAGCAGCCGCAGGCTGCGGCGGTGGGCCCGGCGACCACCTCGTGCAGGGCCAGCATCGCCGCCTCGATCCGGACGAGGCCGAAGGACGCCGCGGCAGCACCCAGCGCGACCGGTTGGTGCGGGGTCCGACCCAGGTGGGCGAGCCGCGGGTCGGGGCGGATCGCCTCGAGGACCCGCAACAGCTGCCGTCCCAGCTGCCGTGACGTCGCGCGCTGCGCAGGTGACGGCATGCGGGCGTCGGTCTCGAGGTCCAGCGTCGTCAGCCGGGGGACGTCACCGTCGGTCACCGCCCCGCACGCGGCCGAGGCGACCCCGGCGGCGACCAGCCCCACGGTGGCAGCACGACCGCGCAGGAACGACTCCAAGGACGCGATGTCGTGGACCCGGCCAGCCTCGATGGACGGCTCGAGGCCACCGGAGTGGGCGTAGCCGCCGGCCGGGAACCGGCCGTCGGCGAGCAGCAGCAGCGCGGCCAGGCCGCCCGCACCCTTCCCGCCGACGTCGAACGCACGCCGGTCGTCCTCGGCGTGAGCCATGTCCTCGATCGGCGACGACATCGGACCTCCGACCCGACTACTGGAGATAGCCGTAGTCGTCATCACACCACGCGGGCCAAACCCCGGCGGGCCCGGGTTGCCCGCACGGGACGACGGCAACGATCCAGACCGTCAGGCGCGGCGGCGGGCGATCTCGTAGAGCGCGACCCCGGCGGCGACCCCGGCATTGAGCGACTCCAGCTGGTTGGTCATCG
This genomic window from Nocardioides marmoribigeumensis contains:
- the ureG gene encoding urease accessory protein UreG, whose translation is MTQTPAPATTDVPPTETSARRALRLGVAGPVGTGKSSLIALVCRHLADELSLAVITNDIYTDEDARFLRSAGVLPAERIRAVETGACPHTAIRDDITMNLLAVEDLERDFAPVDVVLVESGGDNLTATFSPGLVDAQVFVLDVAGGGDVARKGGPGIARADLLVINKTDLGPHVDVDTMVADATAARDGGPVLALSRTDPTSVEALCAWVRRMHQQHVAGTHTPVDPGPMAPHVHAHDEPHAPVALVEDDGTVPDKQIGRWKDDGGAIGAPTS
- a CDS encoding urease accessory protein UreD, producing the protein MSAPVVEVDRRPGTGARMRARAHLVTELRSAADGSVRTCASRLYSEAPLLLRMARAKTSEPWAAGVTDVLRVALTAGAAGRVGGDELDLTVEVGAGTSLVLAEISPTLLLPGPHGRQSRTRVRVHVAAGGTLIWLPEPMIAARGCDHLNEVVVRLEDGARFLMREEILMGRHGERGGQVRQRVSVRLAGRPLYRQDLEVGTVESASPPVLGEHRAVGSTLVVDPGWTTRPPAARVLDAGAAVLPLEGPAVLLTALADDNLALRRHLAAGLAALGEPWAPRPATDTTTRDGHASRDHEGAPS
- a CDS encoding urease accessory protein UreF, producing MSSPIEDMAHAEDDRRAFDVGGKGAGGLAALLLLADGRFPAGGYAHSGGLEPSIEAGRVHDIASLESFLRGRAATVGLVAAGVASAACGAVTDGDVPRLTTLDLETDARMPSPAQRATSRQLGRQLLRVLEAIRPDPRLAHLGRTPHQPVALGAAAASFGLVRIEAAMLALHEVVAGPTAAACGC